The following DNA comes from Solea senegalensis isolate Sse05_10M unplaced genomic scaffold, IFAPA_SoseM_1 scf7180000015318, whole genome shotgun sequence.
CTGCTGCCTCTAAGATCAGCTGCTCTTAGTGGCACCTAAATTGCAGCTGAAGCTCAGAGGAGATCAAGCTTCCGCAGTTGTGGAGTGGACTGCCATTACACATTAAACAGGCTCTGTCATTGTCAAATTTTAAATCTCTTCTAAAGACGAGCCTGTTCTCTGCATTTGAGACAGTGTGAGTCTGTTGTTCTGCATTTTATGGGAGAGATGTCATGTGTGCTcacatgttttatgtctttttatgtttttctttatttgtctttgtttgtttgtttttacatctgtttAGTAAtgattattctattattatatatatatcatatatatctatatctatttaatttaatttaaacgtTGGTCAactactgttgttttttaaatgtgtttaataaataaaattggattgatTGGATTGgatgtaaaataacatttgattgTTTCTGGTCTCAGGGCTCCTGTTTGCTGCCTTTGCATTGTGTATGTACACTCTGTACAGTTGCATGCCCATCGTGGTGAGGCTCAGCAGCGCCACCTCCGTCAACCTCTCCCTGCTCACTGCTGACCTCTTCAGCCTTTTCTGTGGAATCTTCCTCTTCCGCTACCATGTGAGcgaataatacacacacacacacactcatacacactctGAAGGGTTAGCGAGCACCCAAAGcctaatacatttatatattatccCCGACACAAGAAGAACCAGATCACTGGGCCACACTGCTGTTTTGGGTAGCACACTACCTCACaatcataaacataaacacaatggTCCCGCCAGACATTTTTTAACAGcaacaaatgcactgttttataacaaTTGTATTTTCATTCTTATCATTGgtaatgtaaccaaatctaagccataCAGAAGcgaacaaatgcaaaaaaaacaaacaaaaaaaaattctgcctttctttcacaacTGGAGTCAGAAAACATGGTAACATAAAGTAATATTTACaggtatataatatatacaggtATATGACACCAACGGGCAAACCTTATTCAAAAGTTCAATACaataaatgtactgttttataaCAATTTTGCAGTTGGTTAATGCCAGGGGCCGATTTTCTCTCCTAGTCtgtccctggccataaataatacattataaaagcCAAACTGAAGCAGCAGGCTGTATAAAAGCAAGCCAGACTTTGGACTTTAGATCCTTGTATTTTAccaaaattagaaaatataATACAGGACCAGTTTgttatgtgtgtacatatatatatatatatatacatatgtgtatatatatgtatatatatatatatatacacgtaattaatgtaattaattatttacatcGTCATCAGGAACCAATGATCTTGAGTCTAAGAGGAACAGGCTGTCAGGGTAAAGAGAAAGACGGACTGTTGATAATAGGTAATTTAGATATTTTTTAGCTGTTGTTATAagcaaaatgtaaatttttaacagatttttctCTTTAACGATTAGGTTTTTCTATTTAGAGCACATAGTAGTAAGCTACTGTTCTTCTTTCCACCCACTATCTGGGTCAAAGCGACCTGCTAAATGTTACTACAGTGACACACAACTGtgttaatgaataataatgcaAGAGTTAAAGTGTAACTTTAACCCACTGAGGCTCATTACTTTCTATAGTTAAGACATAACCCATAAACTCTTTGCCCTGCTTCAGTTCTCTGGACTCTACCTGGTGTCACTGGTGGTCATCCTCATCGGCTTCATCACCTACAATGTTGTGCCAACACCTACAGCCCCCACAgacccctcctcttcctcctcctcctcctcctcttccatctgTGAAGAAGGACAGTGTGATGTGGCATCTCAGAATGAAATGACAAAGCAGGAATTAGCTGTGAAGATCACCACTGAGGAGGGGagaggtgatgaagaggagCAGTCAGCTgatgaagagaagaagaatgggtggaaagaagagaagaacaggaggtggaagaagaggagagctACAGGGCCACCACAGCGCCTTGAAGGACAGAacgatgttgttgttgttagacACAgcactaaaatgtgaataacagTGCGACAGCCTGTTAATATGccatgtatatacatttttaaacacatgtatttattgAGTTTTCCTTGTTTAAAAAAGTATACAATACATCCAGAGATTCTTGTGAATAAGAAAAAGGGAGtatgaatacaaacaaaaactgacatATTGATTCTTGTAAACTAAATGGCCTGaattttgataataataataataatatttatttttttttacctttaataTTTAGAAGGTTGCCCTTTGCAGGTCATGAAGTTTTGTTAAGACTGGACCTGTAAGCCAAgtgtagtttattttttatgcaTGAGTAAGAACATCTAGTAAATGACGTTGCGTCACTCGGCACCATGTTTGAACCACAGTAAAGTGTAGTCTTACATTTAGGTGTCGACCCAGTGAAAAGTAATCACATTGAGGAAATTTCTGCAACGGTAAACCCCGTGTTGACATATGACGTCACCGGGTGACGGCAGGCggggctgttgttgttgctgtcgtCCGTCACTCGGGAAGCTCCGCCACCGACTCGCTCGCATCCTCGGTCAAACTCGGTTAATCTTCGGATAAATCACAAATCTGATTCACCAGCTCCGTGAAGGATCAAATTTCCCACTGTTAGTTTTTCTCTGTTCGCTACTGCGTCCACTCACCATGGGGAACTGTTTGACTGTGGGTCCTAACGAGGCTCTGGTGGTCTCCGGTAGGTGCTTCTCAGTGCTTGTCAACGAAGCCGCTCGCGGGCTCGTTGATAACGGTTAGCTTGTGTACGGGATTAACTGGCTAGCTGAgctacattttatttatctctttctttctctcttgttAGAAAAGACGAGCTCCTGCTGCGACCTTAAGTCCACGTTCGTTGTTGACATTAAATGGTGTTAGCTTACATTGTTAGGTTAGCACCGTTAGATTGACAGGCTTTATCGACCGAGAAATGATGGTCTAGCGGATTAATAATGAACTGCCGTGTGTGGAGGCTAGATACAGATAATAATGTTTGTAATCTGTAAACAAAATCCTAAATGTCCAACGGGATTCTCCACAAGCCGTTGTAATTTGTGTTTATAGCGTTTCTCATTATATATAGCTTATATATAATTGCATTTCACACTGTGGATACCTACAACTGAAATATGACTATCCATCATATCCGCAATATAGTCACACATTCTATGAAAACTAGTTTATGCTGTTCAGTGGTGActcaatcattttatttgtgtacttCTTTTAACCTGCcgattatttaataaatgaattattaaaatgaaaaactccTCCATTTTACAGCACTAACTACACATAACAGTATATTGCACACTGTTTAACTGCTACCCATGTTCTTATTGATCATATTGataattgatttcattttacttacattttatttgttatgtataatttagtcactcactcactcactcactcatcatctaccgctttttcctccacatgagggttgtggggtcgctggtgccaatcccagctgacataaagcggtacaccctggacaggtcaccagtctatCACTGGgctacatagagacaaacaaccattcactctcacatttacaccaaCAGTCAATTTAAGAGTGTACAATTTGCCTAGTCCccaaatatacatgtttttggactgtgggaggaaactgtagaacccagagaaaacccacagatacatggggagaacatgcttTATATataattctgttttttgtaatatttggtacgttctttcttcttctttctaactatatatatgtatatatatatatatatgtatatacatatatatatatatatatatatatatatatatatatatatatatatatatatatatatatatatcttaatCTGGCATGGTGCAAATGTGGGATGATTCTGATTTAGTGGGAGTATTGGCTGAAATTAAGTTTACTAGTACCCAcgaatatgtatgtatgtttaataatctgaaaatcaaataatacatttttgtttttgtagcatGTGCACTACTAATGACAAGGGGGGTTTCTTTATGGAGCCCACCATCTTGTGATCTATTTGTATTGACACAATTTagaacatacaaacatacatgtgtATGACGTGTATTCATTGATACAAGGTTGGATTGAAATGGTGTACACTGGAAATATGAATTGCCCTTTAACACCCACCTCGCCCACCTCCTCGAACCTTCCCAtaaacacaccaacaaaaaaGGTTCTGAGTagacaaaaaaactgaatcaattttggtttgcggacatAACGAGAAATTTGAGAtaattttacggaccaaacaagtactgaattaacagagaaaataatcaacagattaatcgattatgaaaatgatcatttgttGAAGCCCTACTTTTCTTGCTTTTTCTTACCAATTTATGTGTTAAAGATTATGTGCTGCATCATGTTAAttgacctctgctgccacccactGGATTTATACTGCTGTGCAACTTGGGTAATGTTTAAGTCTTGAGAAAAACTAACATTGCGGAATTTGCTGTATTATCGATTCCATCTaggtgttgttgtctttttatcaCAGCTCTAATGATCATCTATTGATCTGGTCTGGATCAGACCACAATCCACTAGATCCAAGTCACCTCTCCACTAGACCTTTAAGGGATTTCCTTTACATTAGACTATGCTACAATTATATTAGTGTCATCAATAATTTTCCACATTCACCAGATGATGTATTGCGAAGACTTGTTTACAGTGAACATGAAGCCTTGTCTAAACTGAAGTGCTGCTCTTCCCTCAGGTGGCTGCTGTGGATCTGATAATAAGACCTATATGGTGGGAGGCTGGGCCTGGGCTTGGTGGCTCATCTCTGACACTAAAAGGTGATACCATTGTATTTATAAGCAGTTTTATGTTAACTTGAAAATGGCCCTTAGTGGTTGCTTTACAGCCAGTAAGTCCTACTCAGCATAGATAAGTGGATGATTACTCCCTTCAGTGCTAACTCATGtggatgaaaaaacaacaacatggtttTTAAATGAACCACAGTTGAAATGGGCTTTTGATGTCTTACATTTCCTCAGGGAAGTTGGTCCCATTATTAGGCAGCCAGTAAGCAAGCAAAGGATCAAAGCTACTCCACTGTACATTACCCTTTCTTGAATTACACAATTTACATGTCCTCTTGTCACTGTCAGCCTGTATAACATAGAAGCATTACCACTTCTCGtagttgtgtgtttgcagggtTGTGCAGACATTATTTACAGTCCTTGTGAAAGGCTGGTTCAATTCTAGTCAGAGATTATGCTTTTTTTATGACAACATTTTATCACCGCAGCTCTATTCATGTGCACTGTCACATGTCGGTGTTGAGATTGTGAAACATTGTTCTTTGGTGTTAGGATAAGCCTGGAGCTCATGACTCTGCAGCCCCGATGTGAGGACGTGGAGACAGCAGAGGGAGTAGCGATCACTGTTACAGGAGTGGCTCAGGTAACATCACATTCAGAAAAGTGTTCCAAACACAGATGtatcaaaaattaaaaaacacattataaaacattataaaagtATCAAAATCCAAAAATAGACTTGTGTACTGTTGGATAAGTTGCTTTGCCCGGTCATTAAACACCTGGCTTACTCTGACAGGTATGTTTATGTATGCGTTTAAGTGTGAGGCATCAAAAAAgttatgttatatatatgtcattttgaaaacattaaatgttcCTCACCATTTATTACCACTCATTTGTATTTGATTTCTGTGTAGTTTTCAGATACTAACTGGTTAAGAGAATgatataatttaataatttaatttaaaaaaagaaataataagtaatgtgtgtaaatgttgaaCAGAGTTTGAGTTGTGTTTTAAGAAGAACAGACCACATCTCATCACCAGATTGTTTGACCTCACTTTGTCCACTGTGTTTTCCCCCTCAGATAAAAGTCATGACAGAGCAGGACTTACTGGCAGTAGCTTGTGAGCAGTTTCTGGGTAAATCAGTGATCGAAATCAAAGCTGTGGTTCTTCAGACTTTGGAGGGACATCTGCGCTCCATTTTAGGTACagacatttaattacatttaaactgtttaaaattcATCTTAATCTTGTTTCTTTTCGTGCCTTTGAATGTTTTTCCCAAACTTAAAGTCACATTTGCACTTTTCTAACAGTCCTACACTAtcaaatcagctgttttttccaAGAAGTCCATCATGTATATTTTATCAGAAGAAAGATTTACGACTCTTTGTCAATTATGTTCCTTTATTTAAAGGATTAACCTCttcttaaaaatgtatacatttcagTTGCCCTTGGTATTTATAAACACAGGAGGTCTTGTTTATAAATATGAGGTAAACTGCTGCAGGAGGTTTGAATTGATGGGACTTTCTCTCTTGCAGGGACCCTGACTGTAGAGCAGATCTATCAGGACAGGGACCAGTTTGCTAAACTGGTGAGGGAGGTGGCAGCTCCAGATGTGGGCAGGATGGGCATCGAGATTCTCAGCTTCACCATTAAGGTAGGCTGAACATGAAAGATGTGGGAAGATGCTACTGCAACAGTAATAACTGTTATAATTCCTGAAAAAGATCACAGACAGGTCAAAGTAATACTGATCACCTTGACGTGGACATAATATCATCActgatacaaaaaaacattgcacaagAACTTAGAAGTTGTTATACTTATTTCTGattgaaataatgtttttaccAAATACAGGCAAACTTTCTAAGCCAACCTTCAAATCTAGAGGTGTTTTATATTCAAAAGGTAAAGTGCTGgttttgtctttgctgtgtgGCCTGCAGAAATGTGCTTTGGTTTTATAGTTATATACCACAGGTAATTCTTATTACTGTCATGGCCATGACTGTAGGACTGACAATAACACTGACTGTACATTTCCACTTGCCTGTAGCTGTATAATTTCTCAAAATTAGTCCAGAtgcttttctctgggttctccagtttcctcccgcagtccaataacatgcagatttgggattaggcaaattggacactgtaaattgtcTGTAGGTGTGAAggtgagagtggacggttgtttgtatctatatgtggccctgtgatggactgaccacctgtccagggtgtactccgccttttgttctatgtcagctgggattggcaccagcgcctcctgtgaacctcatgtggaggataaatcggtagaagatgagtgagtgagtccaGATGCACCTTGAATAGAAGAAGgaacacacaagcaaaaaagaaaaaagtacagCACAGGAAACTGTTGGAAAAGCGGTTCTTGTCACTCATATCTGTCGATTGCCAACATTTTCTCATTGACTTGCTGTGGCACGACTCGTTTATGGGTGCTGATCAGCAAACACTCGTGACTGGGGAGCAAGGCTTTAGCACATTCTTTGGTTTGaccagctgtaaaaacatgaatgcaCTAAGATCCAAAAGACAAAGAATGTTGCTTTTAAAGTAATTTCCAGCCAACTGTCATAGAGGTTTAGCAACTGTCCTGCTTGTGTTATATACGTTTTGAGTTGAGAATGTTGAGAATTTGCTCGGTTTTAATGTTATGGTTATTTTCAGCCCTAACAGTAATACCTCAGAAAGCTTAATACAACATGATAACATCTTCAGTTTAAGAGAAAGTCAAAGTGAACTTGAAAAGACCTGGTCAGAGGTCCAGGATACACTGTACTAGGTtatgtttcactgttttcattgcAGCTCAGTGCGTCATTGTGTGTGTCATCAGGTCAGATGTGTTTACATCCTGAGCTATGGAAGCCCCTTTCTGCCACTTGAAAATATATATTAGTAAGTCTTACTATTATACGGGTGTCCATACTGAGCCCATGCTGTAAAAGtcacataaaatgtaaacaaggcCCCTGTTTTTCTAATCATTGGTGTTGTATGTTTAACATTTTGGTTTTTTCTTCAGTTGTTGAAGCTGCCTCTCAATGTCTTATTACTGAATATCCTCCACTGAGTTTCATTAGTCTGATAAGTAACTGGCTGCTGCCTCACTGTGTACTGATCACTGCTGTTAATTAGAGCTAATTGGTGTGGTGCAGACATGACGGCTGACCATTGTGCTTTGCTAGAAGCCCGTCGTCCATCCCTGTCACATCACTGAGTTCAGATGGTTTGTGCAATGCGTCAGGACCAGTGAGCTCATTAGTGGAGGCCTGAGAcattatgtgttttttcttcattgcaGTTGTTTTCTTCCCGATTGCAACTAATCTTCACTTCATTTGGTTCAGCCTCCTCTGTAGAATACACTTTTATATTCTGAAAGTCcagattttgttcatttttttgtttaaggtatatttttaattttgaatcTGAGAGAAACCAAACTTTTTAGTTGGACATCACATTCTGTCTGCCAGAGACTTCTTACAAtacaatgtttctgtttttacagagaGCTGAGCTCTGCAGCTCAGAATTTGATCAAAATCTCTGTGTTTGCAGGACGTGTATGATAAACTGGATTACCTGAGCTCTCTCGGGAAGACTCAGACTGCTGCTGTCCACAGGGATGCAGACATCGGCGTGGCGGAGGCAGAGAGGGATGCTGGGATAAGGGTAAGTATGCTGGTGTGAGATGGTGAAGTGGTTTCTATCGTGCACCACAACAAACCGATCACAGTGCTActtcttttctgtcatttagGAGGCAGAATGTAAGAAGGAGATGATGGACATCAAATTCCAGGCAGACACCAAGATGGCTGATTCCAAACGAGAGCTTGAGCTGCAGAAAGCTGCGTTCAACCAGGAGGTCAACACGAAGGTGAGCACGTTTCCATTGCCTGACAATCAGCGAGTTACTTAAAACAGACATGGATCAGAGCCACAGCTCTTAATGTAACAGACTTTCAAAagattcaaaaatgtgtttgtgtcctgaTGTTTTCAGAAAGCAGAGGCTCAGTTGGCCTACGAGCTGCAGGCAGCCAAGGAGCAGCAAAAGATTCGTCTGGAGGAGATTGAGATCCAAGTAgtgcagaggaagaaagaaatcaCCATTGAAGAGAAGGAGATTGATCGCACAGACAAGGAGCTCATTGCTATCGTGAAGAGGCCTGCTGAGGCTGAGGCCTACAAAATGCAGCAGCTGGCTGAGGGTTACAAGTGAGTAAAATACTGTCATTTAACAAGGATTTCAAGTCAGTGTAATGTTTGATCACCCACCAGTGGAAGATCAGACAGAACTAGCACAGACATCAGCAGAAATTCTCACTCCTCTTTTCCTTTGAGACACAGTGACCTAgacttgttttaaaataaatgactcaaTAAGATCAGTAGATTTTGATCTGaataaatcaaaatgcaaaacactctTGTAGAAATATTACAgattttctattcatttttcTAAAATAACAATTAGCTTATAAAAAACAGAGCTTTCTATTTGTGCTGACTGTCAGCTAAATAGTGAAATTCTCACCAATCTCATTGATTACTTTAGGatactttatatgtatatacttatatacttatatctatctatttatatttatatatgtcgCAGTCCGACAACATGATTTACACAAATACTGTGCTatcgtgtgtgtgggtgtgtttgtgttcttccaGCTCCTCCAGTGGACATGCCCCTAttgtctcagagcagagaatgttgctgaattatacatgatttgaaacctaACTTCTAAGCGATTAGTGACTTCTTTAATCATTCATACTTGGAAAGGTGGTTTGTAACTCCGATAAGAGATATTTTTATCACTCACTGGGACTTAAACTAATTCTGATTCTCCTTTACAAGACATTGCAAACTAACTAAAATATGCAGCCATTAAGAGGATCAGTGTAAATGATGGATTTGTAGCATTAAAATGTACCAGAAGTCACCTATTTTGTCCTTTCATGGTCAAAATGTTTCTCTGGG
Coding sequences within:
- the LOC122762163 gene encoding flotillin-2, translating into MGNCLTVGPNEALVVSGGCCGSDNKTYMVGGWAWAWWLISDTKRISLELMTLQPRCEDVETAEGVAITVTGVAQIKVMTEQDLLAVACEQFLGKSVIEIKAVVLQTLEGHLRSILGTLTVEQIYQDRDQFAKLVREVAAPDVGRMGIEILSFTIKDVYDKLDYLSSLGKTQTAAVHRDADIGVAEAERDAGIREAECKKEMMDIKFQADTKMADSKRELELQKAAFNQEVNTKKAEAQLAYELQAAKEQQKIRLEEIEIQVVQRKKEITIEEKEIDRTDKELIAIVKRPAEAEAYKMQQLAEGYKMQTVLIAQAEAEKIKKIGEAEASSIEAIGKAEAEKMRLKAEAYQQYGDAAKTAIVLEALPKIAAKVAAPLSKTNEIVILSGENHRVTGEVNRLLAELPVSVSALTGVDLSKIPLLQKMTST